From one Variovorax sp. PBL-H6 genomic stretch:
- a CDS encoding 3-deoxy-7-phosphoheptulonate synthase — translation MSTSTVPATENWHASVEKTSRTDDERIKDITVLPPPEHLIRFFPIRGTPVETLITGTRRSIHNIMSGKDDRLLVVMGPCSIHDPDAALEYARRLKAERDKYAGTLEIVMRVYFEKPRTTVGWKGLINDPYLDESFRIDEGLRIARQLLIEINRLGLPAGSEFLDVISPQYIGDLISWGAIGARTTESQVHRELASGLSAPIGFKNGTDGNIRIATDAIQAAARGHHFLSVHKNGQVAIVQTNGNKDCHVILRGGKTPNYDATSVAAACKDLEAARLPPTLMVDCSHANSSKQHQKQIEVAQDIAGQIAHGGRSIFGLMVESHLNAGAQKFSAGKDSVANLEYGKSITDACLGWDDSAQVLTLLSEAVKARRG, via the coding sequence ATGAGCACGAGCACCGTCCCCGCGACCGAGAACTGGCATGCGAGCGTCGAGAAAACCAGCCGAACCGACGACGAACGCATCAAGGACATCACCGTGCTGCCCCCTCCCGAACACCTGATCCGTTTCTTCCCGATCCGCGGCACGCCCGTCGAGACGCTGATCACCGGCACCCGCCGGTCCATTCACAACATCATGAGCGGCAAGGACGACCGGCTGCTGGTGGTGATGGGTCCCTGTTCGATCCACGATCCCGATGCCGCGCTCGAATATGCCCGGCGCCTGAAGGCGGAGCGCGACAAGTACGCCGGCACGCTGGAGATCGTGATGCGGGTCTACTTCGAGAAGCCGCGCACCACGGTGGGCTGGAAGGGGCTGATCAACGACCCCTACCTCGACGAGAGCTTCCGCATCGACGAAGGGCTGCGCATCGCGCGCCAATTGCTGATCGAGATCAACCGGCTCGGCCTGCCGGCCGGCAGCGAGTTCCTCGACGTGATCTCGCCCCAGTACATCGGCGACCTGATTTCCTGGGGCGCCATCGGCGCGCGGACCACGGAGAGCCAGGTGCACCGCGAACTCGCTTCGGGGCTGTCGGCGCCCATCGGCTTCAAGAATGGCACGGACGGCAACATCCGCATCGCCACCGATGCGATCCAGGCTGCGGCGCGCGGCCATCATTTCCTCTCGGTGCACAAGAACGGCCAGGTTGCGATCGTGCAGACCAACGGCAACAAGGACTGCCACGTCATCCTGCGCGGCGGCAAGACGCCCAACTACGATGCCACGAGCGTGGCTGCCGCCTGCAAGGACCTGGAGGCCGCCAGGCTGCCGCCGACACTGATGGTGGACTGCAGCCATGCCAACAGCAGCAAGCAGCACCAGAAGCAGATCGAGGTGGCCCAGGACATCGCGGGACAGATCGCGCATGGGGGACGCAGCATCTTCGGCCTGATGGTCGAGAGCCATCTGAACGCCGGTGCCCAGAAGTTCAGCGCCGGCAAGGACAGCGTCGCCAATCTCGAATACGGCAAGAGCATCACCGACGCCTGCCTGGGCTGGGACGATTCGGCGCAGGTGCTGACGCTGCTGTCGGAGGCAGTCAAGGCACGCCGGGGTTGA
- a CDS encoding cupin domain-containing protein → MRAQELIDTLKLAPHPEGGWYREVFRSAAQVSPADGRTPRQALTTIYFLLEAQQHSRWHRVLSDEVWVHLEGAPLALWTSDAALRTPPAHIRLGPVDVHGTHPQHTVTAGRWQAAKPLVSPGSADYTLVNCTVGPGFDFNDFSFMQPDGDEAALLRHHWPALTELI, encoded by the coding sequence ATGCGCGCACAGGAACTGATCGACACCCTGAAGTTGGCGCCCCATCCCGAGGGCGGCTGGTACCGCGAGGTGTTCCGCTCTGCGGCGCAGGTCTCGCCGGCTGACGGGCGCACGCCGCGACAGGCGCTCACCACCATTTATTTCCTGCTCGAGGCGCAGCAGCATTCACGCTGGCACCGCGTGCTCTCCGACGAGGTCTGGGTCCATCTCGAGGGGGCACCGCTGGCGCTGTGGACCAGCGACGCGGCCTTGCGAACGCCGCCGGCGCACATACGGCTCGGCCCGGTCGACGTGCATGGAACCCATCCGCAGCACACGGTCACGGCCGGCCGCTGGCAGGCGGCGAAGCCGCTGGTGTCGCCGGGAAGCGCCGACTACACCCTGGTCAATTGCACCGTGGGACCTGGCTTCGATTTCAACGACTTTTCCTTCATGCAGCCCGACGGCGACGAGGCGGCGCTTCTGCGGCACCACTGGCCTGCGCTCACCGAGCTGATCTGA
- the mpl gene encoding UDP-N-acetylmuramate:L-alanyl-gamma-D-glutamyl-meso-diaminopimelate ligase, protein MHIHILGICGTFMGGLAALAREAGHRVTGCDAGVYPPMSDQLRALGIELIEGYGADQMALAPDVFVVGNVVSRLRLADGTPKFPLMEAILDAGARYTSGPQWLAAEVLQGRHVLAVAGTHGKTTTTSMLAWILERAGHSPGFLVGGVPLDFGVSARLGSNTQKLFVIEADEYDTAFFDKRSKFVHYRPRTAILNNLEFDHADIFDDLAAIERQFHHLVRTVPASGRVVVNATEDSLQRVLAQGCWSELARFGPSGEWQARGTHDAFDVLRQGEKVGRVEWALSGLHNQMNGLAAIAAAEHVGVAPAEAAAALAGFRNVRRRMEVRGTVDRPGGPITVYDDFAHHPTAIRTTLEGLRNKLDAGGHRGERILAAFEPRSNTMKLGTMAAQLPWSLEQADLAFCHSGGLEWDAAAELVPMGARARVAGTLEPLIAQIVAAAQPGDHIVCMSNGGFGGVHEKLLSALRAAE, encoded by the coding sequence ATGCACATTCACATCCTCGGCATCTGCGGCACCTTCATGGGAGGTCTGGCAGCGCTGGCGCGCGAGGCCGGCCACCGGGTGACCGGCTGCGATGCCGGCGTCTATCCGCCGATGAGCGACCAGCTGCGCGCCCTCGGCATCGAGCTGATCGAAGGCTACGGCGCCGATCAGATGGCGCTGGCGCCGGATGTCTTCGTCGTCGGAAATGTGGTGTCGCGGCTCCGGCTTGCCGACGGGACGCCCAAGTTCCCGCTGATGGAAGCGATCCTGGACGCTGGCGCGCGCTACACCAGCGGCCCTCAATGGCTGGCGGCAGAGGTGCTGCAGGGCCGGCATGTGCTGGCCGTTGCCGGCACGCACGGCAAGACCACCACGACCTCCATGCTCGCCTGGATCCTCGAGCGCGCCGGCCATTCACCGGGCTTCCTGGTGGGCGGCGTGCCGCTGGACTTCGGTGTCTCGGCCCGGCTGGGCAGCAACACGCAAAAGCTTTTCGTGATCGAGGCCGACGAGTACGACACCGCATTCTTCGACAAGCGCAGCAAATTCGTTCACTACCGGCCGCGCACCGCGATCCTCAACAACCTCGAGTTCGACCACGCCGACATCTTCGATGACCTGGCTGCGATCGAACGGCAGTTCCACCACCTGGTGCGCACGGTACCGGCCAGCGGCCGCGTGGTCGTCAACGCGACGGAAGACAGCCTGCAGCGCGTGCTGGCCCAAGGCTGCTGGAGCGAGCTGGCCCGCTTCGGCCCCAGCGGCGAATGGCAGGCGCGGGGGACTCACGACGCCTTCGATGTCCTTCGGCAAGGCGAGAAGGTCGGGCGCGTCGAGTGGGCGCTTTCGGGGCTGCACAACCAGATGAACGGGCTGGCCGCGATCGCCGCGGCCGAGCATGTGGGCGTGGCGCCGGCCGAGGCAGCCGCGGCGCTGGCGGGCTTTCGCAACGTGCGCCGACGCATGGAGGTGCGAGGCACGGTGGATCGGCCGGGCGGGCCGATCACCGTGTACGACGATTTCGCCCACCACCCGACCGCCATCCGCACCACGCTCGAGGGCCTTCGCAACAAGCTGGACGCCGGCGGGCATCGCGGCGAGCGGATCCTGGCCGCGTTCGAGCCGCGCAGCAACACCATGAAGCTGGGCACCATGGCCGCCCAGCTGCCGTGGAGCCTGGAGCAGGCCGATCTCGCCTTTTGTCACAGCGGCGGCCTCGAATGGGACGCAGCGGCCGAGCTCGTGCCGATGGGCGCACGCGCTCGCGTTGCCGGCACCCTCGAGCCGCTGATCGCGCAGATCGTGGCTGCCGCGCAACCGGGCGACCATATCGTCTGCATGAGCAACGGCGGTTTCGGCGGCGTGCACGAGAAGCTCCTTTCGGCCCTGCGCGCGGCAGAATGA
- a CDS encoding TlpA family protein disulfide reductase — protein MNSTPTRRGWLFGGVATLAAIAGIGGAVWHRRATGGGEPLDAGFWTQRFERPEGGEIVLEQFRGKPLLINFWATWCPPCVEEMPMIDAFFRENASNSWQVVGLAIDQPSAVRKFLAKTPVSYSIGLAGLQGTELVKNLGNTAGGLPFSLVVDAGGAIAARKIGKIEPADLQAWRRA, from the coding sequence ATGAATTCGACGCCCACGCGCCGCGGCTGGCTCTTCGGAGGCGTTGCCACCCTGGCGGCGATCGCCGGCATCGGCGGCGCGGTATGGCACCGGCGCGCCACTGGCGGTGGCGAGCCGCTGGATGCCGGTTTCTGGACCCAGCGCTTCGAGCGGCCTGAAGGCGGCGAGATCGTCCTGGAGCAGTTTCGAGGCAAGCCTCTTCTGATCAATTTCTGGGCAACCTGGTGTCCGCCGTGCGTTGAAGAAATGCCGATGATCGACGCGTTCTTCCGCGAAAATGCTTCGAACAGCTGGCAAGTGGTTGGCCTCGCGATCGATCAGCCCAGCGCCGTCCGCAAGTTTCTCGCCAAGACGCCAGTCAGCTACTCGATCGGTTTGGCTGGCCTGCAGGGCACCGAACTTGTCAAGAATCTGGGAAACACGGCCGGCGGCCTGCCCTTCAGCTTGGTGGTGGACGCCGGAGGCGCAATTGCGGCGCGTAAGATCGGCAAGATCGAGCCGGCTGACCTGCAGGCGTGGCGACGGGCATAG
- the accB gene encoding acetyl-CoA carboxylase biotin carboxyl carrier protein, with protein MDLRKLKTLIDLVSESNISELEITETEGKVRIVKAGAAAPIQYVQAVPAPLASPVAGAAPAGAIAAAAPAAAVPEAAPTGHVVKSPMVGTFYRSSSPGAPAFVEVGSQVKEGDTVCIIEAMKILNEIEADKSGTVTQILGENGQAVEYGQPLFIIE; from the coding sequence ATGGATCTGCGCAAGCTGAAGACACTGATCGACCTGGTGTCCGAATCGAATATTTCCGAACTGGAAATCACTGAGACCGAAGGCAAGGTCCGAATCGTGAAGGCTGGAGCGGCGGCGCCGATCCAATACGTACAAGCGGTCCCGGCTCCTCTGGCTTCGCCAGTGGCTGGCGCCGCACCCGCGGGCGCCATTGCTGCGGCCGCGCCGGCGGCGGCCGTCCCGGAGGCTGCGCCTACCGGCCACGTGGTCAAGTCGCCCATGGTCGGCACCTTCTATCGCTCTTCCAGTCCGGGCGCGCCGGCCTTCGTCGAAGTCGGCAGTCAGGTGAAGGAAGGCGACACGGTCTGCATCATCGAAGCGATGAAGATCCTCAACGAAATCGAGGCCGACAAGTCCGGCACTGTCACACAGATCCTCGGCGAAAACGGTCAGGCGGTCGAATATGGCCAGCCGCTGTTCATCATCGAGTGA
- the accC gene encoding acetyl-CoA carboxylase biotin carboxylase subunit, with the protein MFKKILVANRGEIALRVQRACSELGIKAVMVYSEADREAKYVKLAEEAVCIGPAPSSQSYLNMPAIISAAEVTDSEAIHPGYGFLSENANFAERVEQSGFQFIGPTPESIRIMGDKVSAKQTMIKAGVPCVPGSEGELSDDAAINKRIARAIGYPVIIKASGGGGGRGMRVVHTEAALVNAIQMTKAEAAAAFNNPSVYMEKFLQNPRHIEIQVLADKHKNAVYLGERDCSMQRRHQKVIEESPAPGIPRKLLEKIGERCALACKKIGYRGAGTFEFLYENGEFYFIEMNTRVQVEHPVTEFTTGIDIVKTQIMVAAGERLPFTQRQIEMRGHAIECRINAEDPYKFTPSPGRITMWHPPGGPGVRVDSHVYTNYFVPPNYDSMIGKIIVHGDTREQALARMRTALNETVVEGIQTNIPLHRELMVDAKFMSGGTNIHYLEEWLAAHKR; encoded by the coding sequence ATGTTCAAGAAGATTCTGGTCGCTAATCGCGGAGAGATTGCCCTGCGCGTTCAGCGCGCCTGCAGTGAACTGGGCATCAAGGCAGTGATGGTTTATTCCGAGGCCGATCGCGAAGCCAAGTATGTGAAGCTGGCCGAAGAAGCAGTCTGCATCGGCCCCGCGCCTTCTTCCCAGAGCTATCTGAACATGCCTGCGATCATCTCGGCTGCCGAGGTGACGGATTCCGAGGCCATCCACCCGGGCTACGGATTCCTGAGCGAGAACGCCAACTTCGCCGAGCGCGTCGAGCAGAGCGGCTTCCAGTTCATCGGCCCGACGCCGGAGTCGATCCGCATCATGGGCGACAAGGTGTCGGCCAAGCAGACGATGATCAAGGCCGGCGTGCCCTGCGTTCCCGGCTCGGAGGGCGAGTTGTCCGATGACGCCGCCATCAACAAGCGCATAGCGCGCGCCATCGGCTACCCCGTCATCATCAAGGCCTCGGGCGGCGGGGGCGGGCGCGGCATGCGCGTGGTGCATACCGAGGCGGCGCTGGTCAACGCGATCCAGATGACCAAGGCCGAGGCCGCTGCGGCCTTCAACAATCCCTCGGTCTACATGGAGAAGTTCCTCCAGAACCCGCGCCACATCGAGATCCAGGTGCTGGCCGACAAGCACAAGAACGCCGTCTATCTAGGCGAGCGCGACTGCTCGATGCAGCGGCGCCACCAGAAGGTCATCGAAGAATCGCCGGCGCCGGGCATTCCGCGCAAGCTGCTCGAGAAGATCGGCGAGCGGTGCGCCCTGGCCTGCAAGAAGATCGGCTATCGCGGCGCCGGTACCTTCGAGTTCCTCTACGAGAACGGCGAGTTCTACTTCATCGAGATGAACACGCGCGTGCAGGTCGAGCATCCGGTCACCGAGTTCACCACCGGCATCGATATCGTGAAGACACAGATCATGGTCGCTGCCGGCGAGCGGCTGCCCTTCACGCAGCGGCAGATCGAGATGCGGGGCCATGCCATCGAGTGCCGCATCAACGCCGAGGACCCGTACAAGTTCACGCCTTCGCCGGGTCGCATCACCATGTGGCATCCGCCGGGCGGCCCGGGGGTGCGGGTGGATTCCCACGTCTACACGAACTACTTCGTGCCCCCGAACTATGACTCGATGATCGGCAAGATCATCGTGCACGGCGACACCCGCGAACAGGCGCTGGCGCGCATGCGCACGGCGCTGAACGAGACGGTGGTGGAGGGCATCCAGACCAACATCCCGCTGCACCGGGAGCTGATGGTCGACGCCAAGTTCATGAGCGGCGGCACCAACATCCACTACCTCGAAGAATGGCTCGCGGCCCACAAGCGTTGA
- the prmA gene encoding 50S ribosomal protein L11 methyltransferase, giving the protein MFELRLLVPEDHVETLSEALEALDALSVSVEDADAQTDAEQALFGEPGMPPPKEGWLRSRVIALFADEAQAREAAKVLAAQDFFDGCQLLGLVDVPEQDWVRLTQSQFTPVEITPEFWIVPTWHDPPAGARQVIRLDPGLAFGTGTHPTTRMCLRWIASRAEVDGKRVLDYGCGSGILAIGAAKFGAAEIDAVDIDEAAVDATRLNAEANGVQLKAGLSELARGRYDIVLANILATPLKVLAPLLCDHVACGGALVLAGILERQADELKLAYAPYAALEVSDAEDGWILMTASL; this is encoded by the coding sequence ATGTTCGAACTTCGCCTGCTCGTCCCGGAAGACCATGTCGAGACGCTGAGCGAAGCGCTCGAGGCGTTGGACGCGCTGAGCGTCTCGGTCGAAGACGCGGATGCCCAGACCGATGCCGAGCAGGCGCTCTTCGGCGAGCCGGGCATGCCGCCGCCGAAGGAGGGCTGGCTGCGCTCACGCGTGATCGCTCTCTTTGCCGATGAAGCGCAGGCGCGCGAGGCGGCCAAGGTGCTGGCGGCGCAGGACTTCTTCGACGGCTGCCAACTGCTGGGCCTGGTCGACGTGCCCGAACAGGACTGGGTGCGGCTCACGCAATCGCAGTTCACGCCGGTCGAGATCACGCCTGAGTTCTGGATCGTGCCCACCTGGCACGATCCGCCGGCGGGAGCGCGGCAGGTGATCCGGCTGGACCCGGGGCTGGCCTTCGGCACCGGCACGCACCCGACCACGCGCATGTGCCTGCGCTGGATTGCGTCACGAGCCGAGGTGGACGGCAAGCGCGTGCTGGACTACGGCTGCGGCTCCGGCATCCTCGCGATCGGCGCGGCCAAGTTCGGCGCTGCCGAGATCGACGCCGTGGACATCGACGAGGCCGCGGTCGACGCGACTCGCCTCAATGCCGAGGCCAACGGCGTGCAGCTGAAGGCCGGCCTGAGCGAGCTCGCGCGGGGTCGTTACGACATCGTGCTCGCGAACATCCTCGCCACCCCGCTCAAGGTACTGGCGCCGCTCCTGTGCGATCACGTGGCGTGCGGCGGCGCCCTGGTGCTCGCCGGCATTCTCGAGCGCCAGGCCGATGAGCTGAAGCTGGCCTATGCGCCCTATGCCGCGCTCGAAGTGAGCGACGCCGAAGATGGCTGGATACTGATGACCGCCAGCCTCTGA
- a CDS encoding DUF3426 domain-containing protein: MSLVTRCPACGTTFKVVRDQLRISEGWVRCGRCSEVFDATLELHETPDAAVASKMPPALDDTAESAPPPAPAPAPAPAPALAAASAMPAREEEAPLQKSDSQYFTGVVADEPWPETPAPTVEASSHVVPPYPSFPPFPNIDLNLPEPPIGREARSATPEPLEAKAVPASTAEEDAASVQLQKALRRARAKSAKIARAKARGEERAARESAPVVLAASEPEPLLDHPRRLPYFAAAAAGGAAFWQRTSVRRALVGVAVFAAILLVLQVLHQERDLLAARQPSLRPALAALCGLTGCELSAPKQIADITIDGASFAREKSGDAFRLNFTLRNGAPLPLAMPAIELSLLDTQERAVVRRVLMPAEFGAPSVLPGRAERAASLPLALTGPEAAALPPVAGFHLLAFYP, encoded by the coding sequence ATGAGCCTGGTCACCCGCTGCCCTGCCTGCGGCACCACCTTCAAGGTGGTGAGGGATCAGCTTCGCATTTCCGAGGGCTGGGTGCGCTGCGGTCGCTGCAGTGAAGTCTTCGATGCAACGCTCGAGCTGCACGAGACACCCGACGCGGCCGTTGCGTCGAAGATGCCACCGGCGCTCGACGACACAGCGGAAAGCGCGCCGCCTCCAGCACCGGCACCTGCACCTGCACCTGCACCTGCACTTGCAGCGGCGTCGGCCATGCCTGCTCGAGAGGAGGAGGCACCACTGCAGAAATCCGATTCTCAGTACTTCACAGGCGTCGTGGCCGACGAACCTTGGCCCGAGACACCAGCGCCCACGGTCGAAGCAAGCTCGCATGTGGTGCCGCCGTACCCTTCCTTTCCGCCCTTCCCGAATATCGACCTGAACCTGCCCGAGCCGCCCATCGGCCGCGAGGCGCGTTCGGCAACGCCGGAGCCGCTCGAGGCGAAGGCCGTGCCTGCAAGCACCGCCGAGGAGGACGCGGCGAGTGTGCAACTGCAGAAAGCCTTGCGCCGCGCGCGCGCCAAATCCGCCAAGATCGCACGCGCGAAGGCACGGGGCGAAGAGCGCGCTGCGCGCGAGTCGGCGCCCGTGGTGCTGGCGGCCAGCGAGCCCGAGCCCCTGCTCGACCATCCGCGGCGCCTGCCCTACTTTGCTGCGGCCGCCGCCGGGGGCGCGGCATTTTGGCAGCGCACGAGTGTGCGTCGCGCCTTGGTGGGTGTGGCCGTTTTCGCGGCAATCCTCCTGGTCCTGCAGGTGCTGCATCAAGAGCGCGACCTGCTCGCGGCGCGGCAGCCTTCGCTGCGACCTGCGCTCGCGGCCTTGTGTGGGCTGACGGGCTGCGAACTCTCGGCGCCGAAGCAGATCGCCGACATCACGATCGATGGTGCCTCCTTCGCGCGCGAGAAGAGCGGCGACGCCTTTCGGCTGAACTTCACCTTGCGCAACGGCGCGCCACTGCCGCTCGCGATGCCGGCCATCGAGCTGTCCCTGCTCGACACCCAGGAGCGGGCGGTGGTGCGGCGCGTGCTCATGCCCGCGGAGTTCGGTGCGCCGTCCGTGCTGCCGGGGCGCGCCGAGCGCGCAGCCTCGCTGCCGCTCGCGCTCACAGGACCCGAGGCGGCGGCGCTGCCGCCGGTCGCAGGCTTTCACCTGCTGGCCTTCTATCCCTGA
- a CDS encoding carbohydrate kinase family protein, protein MAAVICGSLAFDTIMTFEGRFADQILPDQLHILNVSFLVPGLRRDFGGCAGNIAYSLNALGGRALPMATVGSDGGDYVERLRSLGISTEFVRQVEHSFTAQAMIMNDRDNNQITAFHPGAMQQAHITKVTGRDDIRLGIVAPDGREAMLQHAEQFKAANIPFVFDPGQGLPMFDGEALRHFVELASWVVVNDYEGKMLSQRTGWSFAEISERVKGLVVTLAAEGCEVWTRGEREHVPAVKPTAVIEPTGCGDAWRGALLYGLEQGWPLSRCAALGNRLGALKIAQRGPQNYQVDRQALGL, encoded by the coding sequence ATGGCAGCAGTGATTTGCGGTTCTCTCGCGTTCGACACGATCATGACTTTCGAGGGACGGTTCGCCGATCAGATCCTTCCTGATCAACTGCACATCCTCAACGTGTCCTTCCTGGTTCCTGGCCTGCGGCGCGATTTCGGAGGCTGCGCCGGCAACATCGCTTACAGCCTCAACGCGCTGGGCGGAAGGGCGTTGCCGATGGCAACGGTTGGCAGCGATGGCGGCGACTATGTGGAGCGGCTGCGTTCGCTCGGCATCAGCACGGAGTTCGTGCGGCAGGTGGAGCACAGCTTCACCGCGCAGGCGATGATCATGAATGACCGTGACAACAACCAGATCACGGCCTTTCATCCGGGGGCCATGCAGCAGGCCCACATCACCAAGGTGACGGGGCGGGACGATATTCGGCTGGGCATCGTGGCGCCCGACGGACGCGAGGCCATGCTGCAGCATGCAGAACAGTTCAAGGCTGCCAACATCCCCTTCGTCTTCGACCCGGGGCAGGGCCTGCCGATGTTCGACGGTGAGGCGCTGCGGCATTTTGTGGAGTTGGCGAGTTGGGTGGTCGTCAACGATTACGAAGGGAAAATGCTCTCGCAGCGTACGGGCTGGAGTTTCGCTGAGATCTCCGAACGGGTGAAGGGCCTGGTTGTCACCCTCGCCGCGGAGGGCTGCGAGGTGTGGACCCGGGGCGAGCGCGAGCATGTGCCGGCCGTCAAGCCCACCGCCGTGATCGAGCCCACGGGTTGCGGTGACGCCTGGCGCGGCGCGCTGCTGTATGGCCTGGAGCAGGGCTGGCCGCTCTCGCGCTGCGCGGCACTGGGCAATCGCCTCGGCGCACTCAAGATCGCACAGCGCGGCCCGCAGAACTACCAGGTGGATCGCCAGGCGCTGGGCCTCTGA
- a CDS encoding histone H1-like DNA-binding protein yields MATAKKAPAKKAAAKKAPAKKVAAAKKAPAKKVAAKKAPAKKVAAKKAPAKKVAAKKAPAKKVAAKKAPAKKAAAKKAPAKKAAAKKAPAKKAAAKKAPAKKAPAKKAAAKKPAAKKAAKKPAAKKAAKAPAAAAAPAPAAQTTLNPQAAWPFPTASKP; encoded by the coding sequence ATGGCAACTGCAAAGAAAGCGCCGGCTAAGAAAGCCGCTGCAAAGAAGGCTCCGGCCAAGAAGGTCGCTGCTGCAAAGAAGGCACCGGCCAAGAAGGTCGCAGCGAAGAAGGCTCCTGCCAAGAAGGTAGCGGCCAAGAAGGCGCCGGCCAAGAAGGTCGCAGCGAAGAAGGCTCCCGCCAAGAAGGTAGCGGCGAAGAAGGCGCCGGCCAAGAAGGCAGCAGCGAAGAAGGCTCCCGCCAAGAAGGCAGCAGCCAAGAAGGCGCCGGCCAAGAAGGCAGCAGCGAAGAAGGCTCCCGCGAAAAAGGCGCCGGCGAAGAAGGCAGCGGCCAAGAAGCCTGCCGCCAAGAAAGCAGCGAAGAAGCCTGCTGCCAAGAAGGCCGCGAAAGCGCCCGCCGCTGCTGCTGCGCCTGCGCCTGCAGCGCAAACGACGCTGAACCCCCAGGCAGCCTGGCCGTTCCCGACGGCCAGCAAGCCCTGA
- a CDS encoding ribonucleotide-diphosphate reductase subunit beta, with protein MLTWDEEVKPSLPKDLQQGMRQPSSSDAQASRSLEHPTSQTAPSLAPIARTLDDGAVTRAPQQTAPAMPAARRVKAADKRIINGQTDVNQLVPFKYKWAWEKYLATCANHWMPQEVNMTRDIALWKDPNGLSEDERRIVKRNLGFFVTADSLAANNIVLGTYRHITAPECRQFLLRQAFEEAIHTHAYQYIVESLGLDESEIFNAYNEVPSIREKDQFLIPFIDAISDPNFHTGTHENDQTLLKSLIVFACLMEGLFFYVGFTQILALGRQNKMTGAAEQYQYILRDESMHCNFGIDLINQLKLENPNLWTAEFKAEIKALFLKAVELEYRYAEDTMPRGVLGMNASMFKGYLRYIANRRAQQIGLETLFPNEENPFPWMSEMIDLKKERNFFETRVIEYQSGGALSWD; from the coding sequence ATGTTGACCTGGGACGAAGAAGTCAAGCCCTCCTTGCCAAAGGATCTGCAACAAGGCATGCGGCAACCATCGAGCAGCGACGCGCAAGCCAGCCGCTCGCTGGAGCATCCGACTTCGCAAACAGCGCCCTCACTCGCTCCCATCGCGCGCACGCTTGATGACGGCGCCGTCACGCGCGCACCGCAGCAGACCGCGCCCGCGATGCCGGCCGCACGCCGCGTCAAGGCGGCGGACAAGCGCATCATCAACGGCCAGACGGACGTGAACCAGCTGGTGCCGTTCAAGTACAAGTGGGCGTGGGAGAAGTACCTCGCCACCTGCGCCAACCACTGGATGCCGCAGGAAGTGAACATGACGCGCGACATCGCGCTCTGGAAAGACCCGAACGGCTTGAGCGAGGACGAGCGCCGCATCGTCAAACGCAACCTCGGCTTCTTCGTGACAGCCGACTCGCTGGCCGCCAACAACATCGTGTTGGGCACCTACCGCCACATCACGGCGCCCGAATGCCGCCAGTTCCTGCTGCGCCAAGCCTTCGAGGAGGCGATCCACACGCACGCCTACCAGTACATCGTCGAGTCGCTGGGCCTGGACGAGAGCGAGATCTTCAACGCCTACAACGAGGTGCCGTCGATCCGCGAGAAGGACCAGTTCCTGATCCCGTTCATCGACGCCATCAGCGATCCGAACTTCCACACCGGCACGCACGAGAACGACCAGACGCTGCTCAAGTCGCTGATCGTCTTCGCCTGCCTGATGGAAGGCCTGTTCTTCTATGTCGGCTTCACGCAGATCCTCGCGCTGGGCCGCCAGAACAAGATGACCGGTGCTGCCGAGCAGTACCAGTACATCCTGCGCGACGAGTCGATGCACTGCAATTTCGGCATCGACCTGATCAACCAGCTGAAGCTCGAGAACCCCAACCTCTGGACCGCAGAGTTCAAGGCGGAAATCAAGGCCCTCTTCCTGAAGGCCGTGGAGCTCGAGTACCGCTACGCCGAAGACACCATGCCTCGCGGCGTGCTCGGCATGAATGCCTCCATGTTCAAGGGCTACCTGCGCTACATCGCCAACCGGCGCGCACAGCAGATCGGCCTCGAAACGCTCTTCCCGAACGAGGAAAACCCCTTCCCGTGGATGAGCGAGATGATTGACCTGAAGAAGGAGCGCAATTTCTTCGAGACCCGGGTGATCGAGTATCAGTCGGGTGGTGCGCTTTCCTGGGATTGA